Proteins encoded together in one Solanum lycopersicum chromosome 7, SLM_r2.1 window:
- the LOC101247038 gene encoding uncharacterized protein isoform X1 produces MAESVKGTVTSLSSLFPVEEAQKAAKRVEEIISERQKQLDQLRDFADDNNTLIRLVQRLPDELHHDIMVPFGKAAFFPGRLIHTNEFLVLLGEGHYAERTAKQTVGILNRRGKALEVQVESVKALMQDLKAEASFFDATASEAAEGLVEIREDYVEETSPKEASMIGIVEPELPISSQAEDVSHVKDEEYDRIFSRLAELEKEEEEAEHANQEEIGSDDSDVSPGHVILEEEMKSLELEERGKSSRIQSTEKFPDHWHVEGSKATSKDCIVPENCLPENLAYGKFNLTENAPMEPQAEEDVKAPVIAETKAEAHPSEPQFDSSKAFTGSIVEHNSDVNSKVQSVSRSSKPVSRFKMQRK; encoded by the exons ATGGCAGAATCAGTGAAGGGAACGGTGACGTCACTATCTTCACTGTTTCCGGTGGAAGAAGCGCAGAAAGCAGCGAAGCGTGTGGAGGAAATTATATCGGAGCGGCAGAAGCAGCTGGACCAGCTCCGAGATTTTGCCGACGACAATAATACTCTTATTAGGCTTGTTCAGCGACTTCCCGATGAGCTCCATCATGATATCATG GTTCCGTTTGGTAAAGCTGCATTTTTTCCTGGTCGATTGATTCACACCAATGAATTTCTG GTTCTTCTAGGAGAGGGTCATTATGCTGAGAGGACAGCGAAGCAAACAGTTGGGATACTGAACAGAAGAGGGAAGGCATTGGAGGTCCAAGTGGAGTCTGTAAAGGCTTTAATGCAAGACCTTAAGGCTGAGGCCTCATTTTTTGATGCTACAGCTTCTGAGGCAGCG GAGGGTCTTGTGGAGATAAGAGAAGACTATGTTGAGGAAACTTCTCCTAAAGAGGCATCTATGATAG GTATTGTGGAACCCGAGCTTCCTATTTCTTCTCAAGCTGAAGATGTATCTCATGTCAAAGATGAGGAATATGATCGCATATTTTCCCGACTCGCTGAACTcgaaaaggaagaagaagaagctgaACATGCCAATCAAGAAGAGATAGGTAGTGATGACTCGGATGTCAGCCCAGGTCATGTTATCTTAGAAGAAGAAATGAAAAGTTTAGAG CTCGAGGAAAGAGGTAAATCTTCAAGAATTCAGTCCACTGAAAAGTTTCCTGATCACTGGCAT GTTGAAGGTTCAAAAGCAACATCTAAAG ATTGCATTGTACCAGAAAACTGCTTACCTGAGAATCTAGCTTATGGAAAGTTCAATTTGACTGAGAATGCTCCCATGGAACCTCAAGCGGAAGAGGATGTTAAGGCTCCTGTTATAGCGGAGACCAAA GCTGAGGCTCATCCCTCTGAACCACAATTCGACAGCAGTAAG GCTTTTACTGGTAGTATCGTAGAACACAATAGTGATGTTAATTCGAAGGTGCAATCTGTCAGTCGCAGCTCGAAGCCAGTATCAAGGTTCAAGATGCAGAGAAAGTAG
- the LOC101247038 gene encoding uncharacterized protein isoform X4 yields METISQGTSSCIIWSLDLLCLASKELESVQGFECRHKVYNVTDSKGNQRKGEHGHRITKSKKVLLGEGHYAERTAKQTVGILNRRGKALEVQVESVKALMQDLKAEASFFDATASEAAEGLVEIREDYVEETSPKEASMIGIVEPELPISSQAEDVSHVKDEEYDRIFSRLAELEKEEEEAEHANQEEIGSDDSDVSPGHVILEEEMKSLELEERGKSSRIQSTEKFPDHWHVEGSKATSKENCLPENLAYGKFNLTENAPMEPQAEEDVKAPVIAETKAEAHPSEPQFDSSKAFTGSIVEHNSDVNSKVQSVSRSSKPVSRFKMQRK; encoded by the exons ATGGAGACAATTTCGCAAGGAACTAGCAGCTGCATCATATGGAGCCTTGATTTATTATGCCTGGCAAGCAAGGAACTGGAGAGTGTACAGGGGTTTGAATGTAGACACAAGGTATATAACGTCACAGATTCAAAAGGAAATCAGAGAAAGGGTGAGCATGGTCACAGGATCACAAAAAGCAAGAAG GTTCTTCTAGGAGAGGGTCATTATGCTGAGAGGACAGCGAAGCAAACAGTTGGGATACTGAACAGAAGAGGGAAGGCATTGGAGGTCCAAGTGGAGTCTGTAAAGGCTTTAATGCAAGACCTTAAGGCTGAGGCCTCATTTTTTGATGCTACAGCTTCTGAGGCAGCG GAGGGTCTTGTGGAGATAAGAGAAGACTATGTTGAGGAAACTTCTCCTAAAGAGGCATCTATGATAG GTATTGTGGAACCCGAGCTTCCTATTTCTTCTCAAGCTGAAGATGTATCTCATGTCAAAGATGAGGAATATGATCGCATATTTTCCCGACTCGCTGAACTcgaaaaggaagaagaagaagctgaACATGCCAATCAAGAAGAGATAGGTAGTGATGACTCGGATGTCAGCCCAGGTCATGTTATCTTAGAAGAAGAAATGAAAAGTTTAGAG CTCGAGGAAAGAGGTAAATCTTCAAGAATTCAGTCCACTGAAAAGTTTCCTGATCACTGGCAT GTTGAAGGTTCAAAAGCAACATCTAAAG AAAACTGCTTACCTGAGAATCTAGCTTATGGAAAGTTCAATTTGACTGAGAATGCTCCCATGGAACCTCAAGCGGAAGAGGATGTTAAGGCTCCTGTTATAGCGGAGACCAAA GCTGAGGCTCATCCCTCTGAACCACAATTCGACAGCAGTAAG GCTTTTACTGGTAGTATCGTAGAACACAATAGTGATGTTAATTCGAAGGTGCAATCTGTCAGTCGCAGCTCGAAGCCAGTATCAAGGTTCAAGATGCAGAGAAAGTAG
- the LOC101247038 gene encoding uncharacterized protein isoform X3, which produces METISQGTSSCIIWSLDLLCLASKELESVQGFECRHKVYNVTDSKGNQRKGEHGHRITKSKKVLLGEGHYAERTAKQTVGILNRRGKALEVQVESVKALMQDLKAEASFFDATASEAAEGLVEIREDYVEETSPKEASMIGIVEPELPISSQAEDVSHVKDEEYDRIFSRLAELEKEEEEAEHANQEEIGSDDSDVSPGHVILEEEMKSLELEERGKSSRIQSTEKFPDHWHVEGSKATSKDCIVPENCLPENLAYGKFNLTENAPMEPQAEEDVKAPVIAETKAEAHPSEPQFDSSKAFTGSIVEHNSDVNSKVQSVSRSSKPVSRFKMQRK; this is translated from the exons ATGGAGACAATTTCGCAAGGAACTAGCAGCTGCATCATATGGAGCCTTGATTTATTATGCCTGGCAAGCAAGGAACTGGAGAGTGTACAGGGGTTTGAATGTAGACACAAGGTATATAACGTCACAGATTCAAAAGGAAATCAGAGAAAGGGTGAGCATGGTCACAGGATCACAAAAAGCAAGAAG GTTCTTCTAGGAGAGGGTCATTATGCTGAGAGGACAGCGAAGCAAACAGTTGGGATACTGAACAGAAGAGGGAAGGCATTGGAGGTCCAAGTGGAGTCTGTAAAGGCTTTAATGCAAGACCTTAAGGCTGAGGCCTCATTTTTTGATGCTACAGCTTCTGAGGCAGCG GAGGGTCTTGTGGAGATAAGAGAAGACTATGTTGAGGAAACTTCTCCTAAAGAGGCATCTATGATAG GTATTGTGGAACCCGAGCTTCCTATTTCTTCTCAAGCTGAAGATGTATCTCATGTCAAAGATGAGGAATATGATCGCATATTTTCCCGACTCGCTGAACTcgaaaaggaagaagaagaagctgaACATGCCAATCAAGAAGAGATAGGTAGTGATGACTCGGATGTCAGCCCAGGTCATGTTATCTTAGAAGAAGAAATGAAAAGTTTAGAG CTCGAGGAAAGAGGTAAATCTTCAAGAATTCAGTCCACTGAAAAGTTTCCTGATCACTGGCAT GTTGAAGGTTCAAAAGCAACATCTAAAG ATTGCATTGTACCAGAAAACTGCTTACCTGAGAATCTAGCTTATGGAAAGTTCAATTTGACTGAGAATGCTCCCATGGAACCTCAAGCGGAAGAGGATGTTAAGGCTCCTGTTATAGCGGAGACCAAA GCTGAGGCTCATCCCTCTGAACCACAATTCGACAGCAGTAAG GCTTTTACTGGTAGTATCGTAGAACACAATAGTGATGTTAATTCGAAGGTGCAATCTGTCAGTCGCAGCTCGAAGCCAGTATCAAGGTTCAAGATGCAGAGAAAGTAG
- the LOC101247038 gene encoding uncharacterized protein isoform X2 encodes MAESVKGTVTSLSSLFPVEEAQKAAKRVEEIISERQKQLDQLRDFADDNNTLIRLVQRLPDELHHDIMVPFGKAAFFPGRLIHTNEFLVLLGEGHYAERTAKQTVGILNRRGKALEVQVESVKALMQDLKAEASFFDATASEAAEGLVEIREDYVEETSPKEASMIGIVEPELPISSQAEDVSHVKDEEYDRIFSRLAELEKEEEEAEHANQEEIGSDDSDVSPGHVILEEEMKSLELEERGKSSRIQSTEKFPDHWHVEGSKATSKENCLPENLAYGKFNLTENAPMEPQAEEDVKAPVIAETKAEAHPSEPQFDSSKAFTGSIVEHNSDVNSKVQSVSRSSKPVSRFKMQRK; translated from the exons ATGGCAGAATCAGTGAAGGGAACGGTGACGTCACTATCTTCACTGTTTCCGGTGGAAGAAGCGCAGAAAGCAGCGAAGCGTGTGGAGGAAATTATATCGGAGCGGCAGAAGCAGCTGGACCAGCTCCGAGATTTTGCCGACGACAATAATACTCTTATTAGGCTTGTTCAGCGACTTCCCGATGAGCTCCATCATGATATCATG GTTCCGTTTGGTAAAGCTGCATTTTTTCCTGGTCGATTGATTCACACCAATGAATTTCTG GTTCTTCTAGGAGAGGGTCATTATGCTGAGAGGACAGCGAAGCAAACAGTTGGGATACTGAACAGAAGAGGGAAGGCATTGGAGGTCCAAGTGGAGTCTGTAAAGGCTTTAATGCAAGACCTTAAGGCTGAGGCCTCATTTTTTGATGCTACAGCTTCTGAGGCAGCG GAGGGTCTTGTGGAGATAAGAGAAGACTATGTTGAGGAAACTTCTCCTAAAGAGGCATCTATGATAG GTATTGTGGAACCCGAGCTTCCTATTTCTTCTCAAGCTGAAGATGTATCTCATGTCAAAGATGAGGAATATGATCGCATATTTTCCCGACTCGCTGAACTcgaaaaggaagaagaagaagctgaACATGCCAATCAAGAAGAGATAGGTAGTGATGACTCGGATGTCAGCCCAGGTCATGTTATCTTAGAAGAAGAAATGAAAAGTTTAGAG CTCGAGGAAAGAGGTAAATCTTCAAGAATTCAGTCCACTGAAAAGTTTCCTGATCACTGGCAT GTTGAAGGTTCAAAAGCAACATCTAAAG AAAACTGCTTACCTGAGAATCTAGCTTATGGAAAGTTCAATTTGACTGAGAATGCTCCCATGGAACCTCAAGCGGAAGAGGATGTTAAGGCTCCTGTTATAGCGGAGACCAAA GCTGAGGCTCATCCCTCTGAACCACAATTCGACAGCAGTAAG GCTTTTACTGGTAGTATCGTAGAACACAATAGTGATGTTAATTCGAAGGTGCAATCTGTCAGTCGCAGCTCGAAGCCAGTATCAAGGTTCAAGATGCAGAGAAAGTAG